The genome window AAATCGTACCCAGGAAATACGAAACATAAAAACCGACTCATTGTTTCATTTTCATGCTAAAGACAATGTTATTAGTCCTATAGTTTCTTTGGTAAATTTGCTAGGAATTGTTTCGACCCATGTCCCAATTGAAACCTCGATCCACTGCGACACCTCGAcacacacttttgaaaaaagCGGCTAACGAGCTTGACAAAACCCAAAGCATTCGCTTAGCACAACTCTGAAACGAGCACGAATGGAATTCGCAGCTCCCCGACTAGCTGCGGCTAGACAAGATTCGAATACGAAAACCCAGACACATTCGATTTCGATAAACGAACATCTGGACGCCAATGTAAGGATCATTTTTTCTAGGACATTATCAAATTTCAAAAGTTAGTCATGTCGCGAGGAGAAGAAACCCTAAAACCGCTGTGGAATGTATTTAAATGTAttacaaatataaacaaatacgCAAGGCCACGAAAAATAATAAGTAAATTATTAAAGTAAAAACTATGAAAACACAAGCAGAGCatgcaacaaaaaaataatacacaaCAGACATAGCTACACtattattaaacaaataaagatGGCAACCAGCTGACTAACTACAAAgtctttttctttgttttctaAGCTagtccaattaaattgctagGGGCAGATTTCAGTTTTCTTTTCcgatttgttttttattattttcgaagAATGAATTAAGACCCACGAACATATGAGTAACCCACAAATCTcaagtttgtttttaaaaggtACTTTCTATAGAATTCAATCATTTTCTCTTAAGCGACTGTTTTTTAATGTGTGAAACGAAAGGAAATATTGTGAATATTTTAAACCAATTAATAATATGTACTCCCAGCAAGTGCTTTCAAACGAAATTTTCCAAAATTACTTTATTTTGAATTGAATGATCATATGTAGGATGTATTATTGATAGGCAACATCTAGGTTTAGCTTTCTCATTAAGTAATACCACTGAACGTTTGGAAAGGGAGCTTAGGCACATGCCTGAACAGCGGACTCGGCCTCCTTGGGCTCCGGCGAGCCCAACTTTATGCGCTTGCACTGCCTATCCTCCGGCTCCTCATCGCTAAAGCCTTCCGGTGGAGCGACGCCCAAAGAGTCTGTGTCAGGGAGCTCCTTATCGTCGCTCGCTTTTGTCAGCGCTCTAATGGGCAGCTCCTGCTCATAGAGATCCAACAGCTTGTTGCCTTCGTACAGGACAAACGGCAAGGTGGCTCGCTGATAGTAGTCCGGCATGAGTTCCAAGTTGTTGATCACCGTGTCCAGCATGTGGGACTTCTCGCACCATATGCCCGGCGCATCGTTACGTACTGGATTAATGTGCACGTGGAGGTGATAGAAGGACGGCTGGTAATGAAAGTACATGCGCAGCTGATTGGGATTAATGCCGTATAGCTTCGAAATTGCATCCTTCGACGCCTGGCGCACGTTGCGCAAAAGATCGAGATGACTTCCATTCAAGTCCCGCAGAGACTTGATGTCGCGCTTGTGGACAATGCCCAGCAGATAGAGGGTTTCCACATTGCGTCCGTCCCATTTAAGATCAGGCAGAAGGATAAAGCCGGTCTTTGGATCCTTGTCCTCGTACACTATACGTTCCGTCTCCTGCTTGTGCTCGAGTATGTTGTAGACCCACTCGAGGGAGAACTGACTTGAGGTAAGATATGGAAGGGTTATTCTTTGGTAGAGATCAGGAGTCTCCCGTATGAGATACTTTTGGGAAACTGAGTACTTCTCGATGTGCTTCTCGGTGGCGGGATAAATGACTGTGCTTTTCACACCTGTGAAATTAATGATGAAAATCAAAGATTTATCAGTATGAACTATGAATCTAATACTTACTGCACAAATCCCGGGTCGGCACAACCTGAAAACTGCCGTAGATATTGTTGATAAACTCAGTGTCAACTTTCAGGTCCGCGGTAAAATAGCTTGGCTTCTTGGGAGACTCCTCCGATGACGCCGTTGCCACATCGCTTTCCCGGTACGCTGCGGTTAGTAAGGATTATACTGTAGAGAATATCATCTACCTTTATTAACGCTTTTATACCATTTTTCTCGAAAACAACAATGGCATCATCGGTTCCTAAATCCGGAAAAGTTCCAAGCAGGGATATACTTTTCCTAACGCTGTTGTTGGTTAGGATTCGCTTCAGTTGGAACTTGGATAAGTCGTACGACGGTGACTTTACCTCTGTGCTATCAACTGGTTCCGACATTTttgttaataataataatagctaGGAAGatgatatatgtatttttattttcttgcgGCTTTTCAGAGAGTCAGCGTGACCATGATTAGGCTCCACGAAAATTCCATACAAACATACATTTCGGAAGTCCATTTAGCAAGTACTCAAACCATGTTAAATAACATTGCTGAAACGGTTTTACAAACGGTTGAGTTgaaaaaaattagaaaattaGATACACTAAAAACCTTATTAATATCGTTGTTGAATTCTCATTTATTGTGTATAGGCCATTAAAGTACTGTTAATGAACTTTAGAATATGTATCTTTACAAACGGCTACATCGTAACACTAAGTGCTCGCCAAACATGTTCAGAACATTCGCAATTATTTTGAGCTTAACCCTAACACACAATTTGCACTTACACCTGCAGCCGATGTACACAAAAGTATGGATATTAAAATTGGTTTTATCCGCCGGCTGCCACGCTAACTACACAACTATTCCCTTCGAGGGCTTGGCGCCTAGTATGTCCGACAGCTTCTGCTGATAGGAAGCCAGGAGATTGGCGTCGGTTATGCCGAAGGACTTGCAGGACAATTGCAAGGCATTGAGCAGCTGCATCTCCGAGAACTGGGTGCCCCGCTCCAGCAACGCATTGAGTATTTCCTGTGGGTAGGGGATAGATAGTGCTTATAAGTGAAAAGGTGAATTACAACATTTGGGCCAATCACTCTTACATCGGGTTCCATGCAAAGCAGCTCATAGAAGTGCCTTGCCTGATCCAAAGCCACTTCCCTGGAGGCAGTTATGTTACTCAATGTTTGCTGTAGGGCGATCGCGTTCCTGCACATGCGTTGCACGGTTATTTGATCTATGTGCTCCAGATAATTGGAGGCCTGGATAAGAATGCGCGACGCCAAGTGCGCCAGACCCTCGAAAATGTACTAAAGAAGAATACGTTCGAGCAAAATGCAACTGACGGTGCGAATATTTAACTTACCCTGGTTTTCCTCGGATGTAGAGTGGCACTGAACGCCTCATCCATTTCAGACAGCCGTTTGGTTAGCACTTGCACCTGGCGGTCGGGCTCCAGGATGTCATCCTTGGAGCCCACATAGCTGTTGGTCCTTACACTCGACTTCGAGCGCAGATAGTGGAAGCATTGAACGCGCACCTCCAGATGCAATACCAGCAGGCAGGTGTTCGCCAGCTCATCAAACTCCAAAGCCAGATTAGTCATCACTTTGATCGTACCATCCTTCACAGCAATGTCGGCGCCGCACTCAGCAGGAACGGCGTTCAGTCCGTTCACCAACGGCCGGCGTAAGTCGTTGGCAAATTCCGACACGCGGCACGAGAACCACTCCATGCTCTCCTGCAGTATGGCCAGCTCCTTAAGCACACTGATCTCGACCAAAATCTCTTGCTGGGTGATCCCACCCTCGCCCAAATTACTGGTTAGCATTTCAGCCTCGCGGATGTTGCGCTGCTGAACCTGCAACGGGCTCTCCTCCTCCGAAGGCTCAAAGCTTCCGCGATGAAGTTTTCGGTTGTGGCGCGACTTCTGACTGGAGGTCTTTAAGTCAGTCCAGTTGGGAAGCGTTctaaacaattaacaataagTTTGTGGAAATTATAAATACATGTTGCTTGATATACTTACTTTAAGAACCTGCTGATATCTTCGTCTTTTAGCCATGCCACGCTGTAAATTCTCTTATCCTCTGAATCTGGCTGCACAATTCCGCGGTAGGCCGCCTGACATATTTCCCGATAGGCCTTCAACAAAGCACACACCATCTTAAGCAGGTCTTCGGAGTAGCAGGGCAGGTCTTGAATGAGGTTCTTAGTTTCCATTAACCTCCGTTCGACCATCACAGTAGACTGCAGCAACGGCCTGCTTAGATTAAGAGCCTTTATTTCCTCAGGACTTATAATAGTGCGCCATGCGTCTTGATTCTTCGACAGCGACTCTATGGTCAGCTGCAGGTTGCGGTTGTGTCCTTTGGATAGGAATGTGTCCTTAATGTAGTTGTCTAAAAAGTCATGTAGACTGCAGGGTTGCCTGAAagtataataaaatattattgctTTGCACTCTATGCAGCAGCTACTAGTGAATCCTCTTACCCTGGCTTGCATTTCATAAAGTTCTCTATCTCCTTGATATATCCCATTAGAGGTAGATACACTTTGGTTATGATACTTTGATCCGGCGTACAAATAAGTATTTTTTCCCGCTGCTTTTTCTCGTGAGGAAAGAGGCCACTGGTGGAGCCCTTGCCACTGCCACCAAGCTGGCCGACAAGGTTGTCATCCACGGAGGCATCCGAGGCGTTGCGACGATGCTCCTTGAAGGTGTCGCTATTGCTGCTCGTGCCAACGTGCGATGACTTATCGAACTTGAACATTGAGCGCTTGGTGCTAGTTATAAAatgaaacatttatttaaataggGTGCGATTGCTAACTGACATGTAACTTACCTCGGCACCTTACGCCTTAGAAAATAGGAATTTATGTTGCTGGTGGGCTCTGAAAACCCCGTCTGGGCACTTTCGTCCGCGGCAGCATTCTGTATATCCAAGTAGTCGGTGAGCAACAGTTGCAACTGAAATAAACAAGTTGGTACTTAATTAGAAATGCGATTCAGAAGAGCTAGAAAGTCCAACACATACCACTGACTGAGCCTGGGCCCAGAAATCGGTTAGGTCGTATGGTTGGGGTCCAACCACAGAGTACTTCTGTCCCACCGACAAATAGTTCTTCAGCAGCAAGGAATGCGTTTTGGCTATTGCCTTGAACTGCTTGAATATGACCTCCAGAAGTGTGAGGAGCGGATTGGTGTCCGCCGTTGCTCCACTCACAGACAGTTGATGCGTTGTGTGCCGCACCACGTTGAGCAACTCTGTTTGGATTTGGACGCGCAGTGTCTCCAGAGAGTCAGGCACCTTGTGCAGCATTCCGAACGACTCCACTATGATGGCAACGAAGTAGCTCATGCTCAGCTCCGGGTAAATGAGATCTGCGTCTTCAATCACCTCTGCCTTGTCCAAATCGAAGCTCTGTGCCATTTCGGCCAGCGCCTTGCGCACTCGAGCATTGGCCTCGATGCGATCCGTAGAGCGACGAGCACCTATTCCCCGAGTAAAACTGGAATTCAGCCTACTGGAGTTGGTGCGTTGGAACGAGGAGAGGGCCTCGTTGGCCGAGTTGGTGTACACCTGGGTGACCAGTTCCTCATGCAGCCGCTGGTACAGCTGCTGGCGTCGGGTTTGCAGGTCGGTCCGCAAATCTGACAAGCCCTCGACGGCCTGTAAGGGTCCATTGAGGGTGGCCAGGGCATCAGTTAAGGCCTTGCTGGCATGCAGATACTGCCGTTTGGCGGTGTAGCCCACCACCCTTTGAGGCACTTTGCGCAACTCCTGGCTGGAAAGAAACTATCTAGTTAGCACGTGTCAATTAACAATAAGGACAGAGTGACCTACATTTGCTCCAACATCTCCAGAACGTACTTGTGCTGCACCGCATCCGTCCACATCTTCCGGAGCTCATCGCGCCGGCACTGCAACAGCCGCTTGCAGACACCAAGGTTCTCCTTGACGGCATGAATCCGCTCCCGGCTGGCCGTCACCTCTGAGGACACCTGGCTGAACAGGGGCAGCACCTGGGTAAGCTGCTGGTCGTGCCGCGAGACCAGCTCGTTCAGGCGCAGATCCGAGCGCTTGAATTCCGCCTCGATCTTCTGCTTCTCCTTCTGGCGCTCCTCGGTGGTCTCGCTGAATCCCAGGGACTTGATGACGTTGACCAGGAAGCCACATCCTGCGGACTGCAAAAGTAAGCCGGCCACCGGGAATTACTCATGATTAATCTATGAAAAGCAATATCGCGAAGCGAAAAGAGGGCgtgcggcagcaacaacaaccagatGGTGTCGTCATCAACTTTGGGCCCTCAGCTTTGCGACAGGCAAATGGGCCCAAAGAAACCAATCTACGAAGGAAAACACAGGCAGGCGCGGTTCCAGATGTGTTTATTGCTTCAACAAACTGTGACGCGAGATGAACACCATTTTCAGCGAGGGCTTGAAGAAATTTACCTCATCCTTGCCGTACTTCACTCCCCTCGGGGGCTTCGTGGGCGGTGGGGCGTCCATGTACACGTTGTTGAAGGAGAAGATGTGCTTGGCTGGTTGGTGGGCAACGGGTCGAAAAGGGACACAGGTTAGCTCAGTATCAACATTATTTTCCAGCAATTGCTCgtaaatttgttgttaaaataAGCACTTAGGCACCAGAGTGACCGTTCAAGCAGTGCAAAAAATACCACAGGCTTGTCAAACTATCGCTTGGATTAGTGGTGGACACTTTCGTAGAGATGGAcgttctattttattttttaattttgaaattttcgcGCCCAAAAAGATTTGTTCAAATTtacgtttaataataaaatgaaatgatatTTAATGAGTTTAATGCACaagatttaaatgaataaagCCACCAATTATTAGTGAGAAGGTGGGCACCCCAAAAACATCCGATAATTTGACAGCCAGGCAAAATGTGTAAGATATTTAGTAACAAATTAAAACTCAGCAGAGGCGTTTTCATTTAACTTTATTGTGTAACGGTGTAGTTGCATCTACTTATCTGAGTGCTTGGTCGACTTAAATGTCTTCACTAAATGTTAAGCTAAAGCCAATGCAATAAAACAATTGTTAATACTCGCTTCGAAAAACGCATGACACCTACATGGCAATTAATATTCTTTGGTTTGCGAAttgcttttggttttgattgtTTACACAtgcatacgagtatatataATCCGTGTGCCTTTGTTCGGTATAAATACTTTGAATAAGCATCTTTCGCAGTGGTGCTCTCAACTTACACTATTCGAACTTTGTATAtgattttttctgtttttattttgtttactaAAATTTGAGACAGTTCACAAAAACTATAGAAAGTTTAGAAAGTTGAAGGGTGACAGAGTAGAGAAGGGATAACATCTGGGATTTTTCCCTACTAGTTTCTACGAGTTTAGGTACAGTTTACTATTCGGAGGTATTAAATAGATTGCGTTTTATAGTTCGTGTTTAGCAGTTGTGATAAGTTCGCTCGAGTTGAAGATTTAGATATGGATATTTGGCCATTGTTTCAGATTCTCAGGTGGGCTTCTTGGGGTTACATACATAAGACTAATCCTAAGTACACAGTGTAAATACAGTTTTCGGCTTATTTCCGTCCATTCGGATTCGGATGGTCAATGTGTTGTTGTTGGGTTTTCTGCTCTTTGAAAACTTTAAGCGATTACTAATTAAAATTTGGCGTAAAATTCCGCGGAAAAGCGGTTACATTTGGGATGATTGTTTGGCTCTGGGTTCACACAAATACGTTTTGCTCAGACTAAAGGTATTTTACTAGTTTAAGTAGTTTAAATACGCATTTAAGCTTAATCTACCAACGTTGGCGTGGCGTGGTCTCATCTAAATTACTCCTTCTTGGGCAACTCACTGTTCATGATGCTGAGCCGGCGGATGTTGGGCTTGTCGTAGTCCTCCATCGAGATGCCGCGCGACAGGCGCCGCGATCCGTTGGCCCCCTCCAGCGATCCGGAGCTAGCGGTGGAAAAGGCGCGTCCGCGATCCACGCCTGGCATCACCACCGACGTGAGCAGGCCCTGTCCCTTGCAGAACAGCAGAATGGATTGGGCCACCTTTCCGGGCTGGAAAATGTGCGGATTTCCAATGTTAATCAATTTACTTGACAAGTTACATCTGCAGATAtgctaattaatttaaatagctAAACAAGCAAGTTTTTGATTGCTTAAATTCACTACgtaaatgaaatcaaatatCTTAAAAAATCCATCTTTCTATTCATAATTTTGACTACGACTGGGCAAACACGATAGTATTACCCATTCTAGATTGCTTTGGGCATAGACCTAGACCACACTTACAGCATCGGCGAGGACATCGCCAGCCCGCTCGATCTTCAGAATGGTGACCCTTTCCTTCTCCACGTCGCGATGGAGCTTCTCGACCATGGATGCGTAGGGGCTGAGCATGCCCGTGATCAGGATGACATCCACCTTGCAGCCCTTGAGCGTGAGGTCCTTGCGACTAGGGACACAGGAACGTGGTTAGTTCGAATCCAAGTCATACAGTGTGCGACCTACTTCATAAATGCTTTGACATAGAGACCGATGTTCTTGCTGTTTAGGGATCGGTGAAGACGCTTCTGGTACTCGGCCACGATCTTCTCCTTGTCCGGATTCTCGCCCACGATTTGCTGCAGGAATCGGTGATTCACCGGCAGTGGTTTTGGTAGCAGTGTTTAGGAAAGCAGAACATTTGCATGAGACGGAAATTCGGTAAGTTAAAGCGAACTACAAGTTATGGCTACTAACTACTATAAACTTAAGGTCGTGcacaaaacaaatacaaatacataagTAGGGACAACAAGTTGACAAATATGTTATGAAGCTGATTGTggataaatattttgtttccAATTTTGGTTGCACAGGGGCTTGGTTCCAATTCTTGAGGGGAAAACTATGTACATACCCAGTTCTAGAAGAAAACAACGAGAAATTCAACGAGTATGgtaagtaaataaacaaataaacatgCCGCAAAAAAGAGGGGACCTAAAACTATGTATGTGGGTTCGAATTTCAGCGAGCACTGCAGCACAGATTTGAATCGAGGTTTGCGAAGGGGTTTCGATTAGAAGGGGACTGGTTTAAGAGACGTTTGATCTGTTTACCTCCATAACCTGAATGCGCAGACGAACAGAGTTCGATTCGGCGGTTGGTTGGTTGTTAGGTTCAAACATAAAATAGAACAGAAGGTAAGTGAGTACGACACTGAGATCAAACCAACGACAACACGCACTCCACCACGGCGGGCCAATGGCCCAGTAGAGCTGGCGAGGATGGGGACCCGGCCCCGCCACTCCGATTGCCACTACTTACATGTCCGAATTTGTGGTACATCAGAAAGCTCTCAGCCGACTGGGCCACCTCGTCGCTCTTCCAGCTAATGAACTGCAATGGAGAGTGGAGAAGGCAGAACAATTAGTGGAATTTAGGAAATAAACGATATATTAATAAGAAATAGGTTTTGAAATTGGAATGGCTTTGGacaacactgcgtatgagtaacGTCTTTAAGCAGCAGTACAAATGGTAAATATCGTGTACTAGGAATAAGTATGTTTCctatatattgtatattcataataataaaaaaaattaatatctGATTTAAGCAATTTAACTTTACCATAATGTACATAATATTCATCTGGATGAGTATAGTTTGGAATTCATACAATTTAGTGGCACTTTACCATTCAATTGATATTATATTTAAGAAAGAAGCGGGTTATGCTTCAACTTTATCATGTTTGAATCATTAAGAACCCTAATGCCTAGAATCCTTGGCAGCCAGGAAGCACGGACAAAAGAGCTCAGCCTCCAAGCCTCCCACTTACCTTGTTCTTGAAGGACTGCACCACACTGGCGGCACTGCCAGTGGCGTTGATCAGGATGAGGCCCAGCACCCGGCTGGGATGGGCCAGTCCGAAGCGGGCCAGGACATTGGCTCCGGCACCCTCGCCCAGGCCGATCACGTACTTCACGTGCAGGTAGTCCAGGACGGTGACCAGGTCCTCGCCCAGGGATTGGAGCGAGGGGAAGGGAAAGCCGTCGGCCAGGGCCTCCGCGTTGTCCGCGTGCCCCGGCACGTCCACGTGGATGAAGCAGGAGCGCTCCTTGATCTCCGTCATGCAGGGGCTGCTCACGAACTCCTGGAATGAGTTGTCTGGGGACATGGCCAGAATTAGTCAATTAGTCCAACCGGGAGCCAGCTACTTACGGTTGCAGCCCAGGTCGTGAACCGTGATGAACACGGCGCGTTTCTCCTGCTGCGACAGGTCGCCCTAAATCACAAGGAAATCACAAGAATGGAGTGTAGAGGGTAAGGTGATGCTCCTTGCAGAGGACACTGTCCGAACCCAACTCACCTGCACTATGACCGTCAGATCCCCGCATTTCTCTGTGCTGATATTGTATTTCTGCAAGAGCGGTAATCGAAATTGTGAATACATTGAAGTGTGTGCCCGGAATGCGGTTATTTGTTAGAGGGAAACTTGAAAACTGGAGAACTGGAAAACTTTGGCCTTAGCAAAGTAAGAGGCAAAATCATTTTCACGTTGCCATAAACACAAACTCAAGCGTGAAAAATGACGGGCATGAAATGAccaaaaaatgtgaaatgttTTCCTCTGCATTTGACTTTGTGAGCGCTTGCTTTTGGCAGGTCCTTGATGTCCTGGCAGCCACCTTGTGGCACTTGGGCCCCGCAAATATCAACCCCATGCTCGTCCTGCCCTGTGTAAATTTGGAttcgaatttgaatttgaattccTCACCCAGGCATGGCGAATATGTGCGTGTGCGTTTAGTAAATACCCACCCACTCGTGCAACGGAAttcgaaatggaaaatttaagGAAAACCCACCAAACTGTTGAATGTTTCAAAGCTCAGGGGCATTTTTGGCATTAAAAACTCTGTTCTAAATTGAATTCTATGCTCTATTGACCGAATTCAATTTGAAGTCCAGGAATTTTAAAGTGCGTGGGTTAGCTA of Drosophila mauritiana strain mau12 chromosome 3R, ASM438214v1, whole genome shotgun sequence contains these proteins:
- the LOC117143870 gene encoding exocyst complex component 4 isoform X5 gives rise to the protein MSKPGTPKHGAGSSSAAAAPEKISKYNISTEKCGDLTVIVQGDLSQQEKRAVFITVHDLGCNHNSFQEFVSSPCMTEIKERSCFIHVDVPGHADNAEALADGFPFPSLQSLGEDLVTVLDYLHVKYVIGLGEGAGANVLARFGLAHPSRVLGLILINATGSAASVVQSFKNKFISWKSDEVAQSAESFLMYHKFGHVMENWQIVGENPDKEKIVAEYQKRLHRSLNSKNIGLYVKAFMNRKDLTLKGCKVDVILITGMLSPYASMVEKLHRDVEKERVTILKIERAGDVLADAPGKVAQSILLFCKGQGLLTSVVMPGVDRGRAFSTASSGSLEGANGSRRLSRGISMEDYDKPNIRRLSIMNTKHIFSFNNVYMDAPPPTKPPRGVKYGKDESAGCGFLVNVIKSLGFSETTEERQKEKQKIEAEFKRSDLRLNELVSRHDQQLTQVLPLFSQVSSEVTASRERIHAVKENLGVCKRLLQCRRDELRKMWTDAVQHKYVLEMLEQIQELRKVPQRVVGYTAKRQYLHASKALTDALATLNGPLQAVEGLSDLRTDLQTRRQQLYQRLHEELVTQVYTNSANEALSSFQRTNSSRLNSSFTRGIGARRSTDRIEANARVRKALAEMAQSFDLDKAEVIEDADLIYPELSMSYFVAIIVESFGMLHKVPDSLETLRVQIQTELLNVVRHTTHQLSVSGATADTNPLLTLLEVIFKQFKAIAKTHSLLLKNYLSVGQKYSVVGPQPYDLTDFWAQAQSVLQLLLTDYLDIQNAAADESAQTGFSEPTSNINSYFLRRKVPSTKRSMFKFDKSSHVGTSSNSDTFKEHRRNASDASVDDNLVGQLGGSGKGSTSGLFPHEKKQREKILICTPDQSIITKVYLPLMGYIKEIENFMKCKPGQPCSLHDFLDNYIKDTFLSKGHNRNLQLTIESLSKNQDAWRTIISPEEIKALNLSRPLLQSTVMVERRLMETKNLIQDLPCYSEDLLKMVCALLKAYREICQAAYRGIVQPDSEDKRIYSVAWLKDEDISRFLKTLPNWTDLKTSSQKSRHNRKLHRGSFEPSEEESPLQVQQRNIREAEMLTSNLGEGGITQQEILVEISVLKELAILQESMEWFSCRVSEFANDLRRPLVNGLNAVPAECGADIAVKDGTIKVMTNLALEFDELANTCLLVLHLEVRVQCFHYLRSKSSVRTNSYVGSKDDILEPDRQVQVLTKRLSEMDEAFSATLHPRKTRYIFEGLAHLASRILIQASNYLEHIDQITVQRMCRNAIALQQTLSNITASREVALDQARHFYELLCMEPDEILNALLERGTQFSEMQLLNALQLSCKSFGITDANLLASYQQKLSDILGAKPSKGIVV
- the LOC117143870 gene encoding uncharacterized protein ZK1073.1 isoform X11, encoding MSIADKRASFARRAESLVERKYNISTEKCGDLTVIVQGDLSQQEKRAVFITVHDLGCNHNSFQEFVSSPCMTEIKERSCFIHVDVPGHADNAEALADGFPFPSLQSLGEDLVTVLDYLHVKYVIGLGEGAGANVLARFGLAHPSRVLGLILINATGSAASVVQSFKNKFISWKSDEVAQSAESFLMYHKFGHQIVGENPDKEKIVAEYQKRLHRSLNSKNIGLYVKAFMNRKDLTLKGCKVDVILITGMLSPYASMVEKLHRDVEKERVTILKIERAGDVLADAPGKVAQSILLFCKGQGLLTSVVMPGVDRGRAFSTASSGSLEGANGSRRLSRGISMEDYDKPNIRRLSIMNSELPKKE
- the LOC117143870 gene encoding exocyst complex component 4 isoform X2 → MSIADKRASFARRAESLVERVRVMNTIYEKYNISTEKCGDLTVIVQGDLSQQEKRAVFITVHDLGCNHNSFQEFVSSPCMTEIKERSCFIHVDVPGHADNAEALADGFPFPSLQSLGEDLVTVLDYLHVKYVIGLGEGAGANVLARFGLAHPSRVLGLILINATGSAASVVQSFKNKFISWKSDEVAQSAESFLMYHKFGHVMEQIVGENPDKEKIVAEYQKRLHRSLNSKNIGLYVKAFMNRKDLTLKGCKVDVILITGMLSPYASMVEKLHRDVEKERVTILKIERAGDVLADAPGKVAQSILLFCKGQGLLTSVVMPGVDRGRAFSTASSGSLEGANGSRRLSRGISMEDYDKPNIRRLSIMNTKHIFSFNNVYMDAPPPTKPPRGVKYGKDESAGCGFLVNVIKSLGFSETTEERQKEKQKIEAEFKRSDLRLNELVSRHDQQLTQVLPLFSQVSSEVTASRERIHAVKENLGVCKRLLQCRRDELRKMWTDAVQHKYVLEMLEQIQELRKVPQRVVGYTAKRQYLHASKALTDALATLNGPLQAVEGLSDLRTDLQTRRQQLYQRLHEELVTQVYTNSANEALSSFQRTNSSRLNSSFTRGIGARRSTDRIEANARVRKALAEMAQSFDLDKAEVIEDADLIYPELSMSYFVAIIVESFGMLHKVPDSLETLRVQIQTELLNVVRHTTHQLSVSGATADTNPLLTLLEVIFKQFKAIAKTHSLLLKNYLSVGQKYSVVGPQPYDLTDFWAQAQSVLQLLLTDYLDIQNAAADESAQTGFSEPTSNINSYFLRRKVPSTKRSMFKFDKSSHVGTSSNSDTFKEHRRNASDASVDDNLVGQLGGSGKGSTSGLFPHEKKQREKILICTPDQSIITKVYLPLMGYIKEIENFMKCKPGQPCSLHDFLDNYIKDTFLSKGHNRNLQLTIESLSKNQDAWRTIISPEEIKALNLSRPLLQSTVMVERRLMETKNLIQDLPCYSEDLLKMVCALLKAYREICQAAYRGIVQPDSEDKRIYSVAWLKDEDISRFLKTLPNWTDLKTSSQKSRHNRKLHRGSFEPSEEESPLQVQQRNIREAEMLTSNLGEGGITQQEILVEISVLKELAILQESMEWFSCRVSEFANDLRRPLVNGLNAVPAECGADIAVKDGTIKVMTNLALEFDELANTCLLVLHLEVRVQCFHYLRSKSSVRTNSYVGSKDDILEPDRQVQVLTKRLSEMDEAFSATLHPRKTRYIFEGLAHLASRILIQASNYLEHIDQITVQRMCRNAIALQQTLSNITASREVALDQARHFYELLCMEPDEILNALLERGTQFSEMQLLNALQLSCKSFGITDANLLASYQQKLSDILGAKPSKGIVV
- the LOC117143870 gene encoding exocyst complex component 4 isoform X6, which codes for MSIADKRASFARRAESLVERKYNISTEKCGDLTVIVQGDLSQQEKRAVFITVHDLGCNHNSFQEFVSSPCMTEIKERSCFIHVDVPGHADNAEALADGFPFPSLQSLGEDLVTVLDYLHVKYVIGLGEGAGANVLARFGLAHPSRVLGLILINATGSAASVVQSFKNKFISWKSDEVAQSAESFLMYHKFGHVMENWQIVGENPDKEKIVAEYQKRLHRSLNSKNIGLYVKAFMNRKDLTLKGCKVDVILITGMLSPYASMVEKLHRDVEKERVTILKIERAGDVLADAPGKVAQSILLFCKGQGLLTSVVMPGVDRGRAFSTASSGSLEGANGSRRLSRGISMEDYDKPNIRRLSIMNTKHIFSFNNVYMDAPPPTKPPRGVKYGKDESAGCGFLVNVIKSLGFSETTEERQKEKQKIEAEFKRSDLRLNELVSRHDQQLTQVLPLFSQVSSEVTASRERIHAVKENLGVCKRLLQCRRDELRKMWTDAVQHKYVLEMLEQIQELRKVPQRVVGYTAKRQYLHASKALTDALATLNGPLQAVEGLSDLRTDLQTRRQQLYQRLHEELVTQVYTNSANEALSSFQRTNSSRLNSSFTRGIGARRSTDRIEANARVRKALAEMAQSFDLDKAEVIEDADLIYPELSMSYFVAIIVESFGMLHKVPDSLETLRVQIQTELLNVVRHTTHQLSVSGATADTNPLLTLLEVIFKQFKAIAKTHSLLLKNYLSVGQKYSVVGPQPYDLTDFWAQAQSVLQLLLTDYLDIQNAAADESAQTGFSEPTSNINSYFLRRKVPSTKRSMFKFDKSSHVGTSSNSDTFKEHRRNASDASVDDNLVGQLGGSGKGSTSGLFPHEKKQREKILICTPDQSIITKVYLPLMGYIKEIENFMKCKPGQPCSLHDFLDNYIKDTFLSKGHNRNLQLTIESLSKNQDAWRTIISPEEIKALNLSRPLLQSTVMVERRLMETKNLIQDLPCYSEDLLKMVCALLKAYREICQAAYRGIVQPDSEDKRIYSVAWLKDEDISRFLKTLPNWTDLKTSSQKSRHNRKLHRGSFEPSEEESPLQVQQRNIREAEMLTSNLGEGGITQQEILVEISVLKELAILQESMEWFSCRVSEFANDLRRPLVNGLNAVPAECGADIAVKDGTIKVMTNLALEFDELANTCLLVLHLEVRVQCFHYLRSKSSVRTNSYVGSKDDILEPDRQVQVLTKRLSEMDEAFSATLHPRKTRYIFEGLAHLASRILIQASNYLEHIDQITVQRMCRNAIALQQTLSNITASREVALDQARHFYELLCMEPDEILNALLERGTQFSEMQLLNALQLSCKSFGITDANLLASYQQKLSDILGAKPSKGIVV